The Chitinophaga flava genome has a segment encoding these proteins:
- the cas6 gene encoding CRISPR-associated endoribonuclease Cas6, whose product MRFRIKLLAVHQETVIPINYPYALSAVIFKILHQADEEYAAFLHEKGYSRPGSLKVFKLFSFSEIRTAFRIEGDRFRLLSREAVFTISFHLPQAAENFIRGLFLNEIFEIGDRRSKGVFNVAAVQVVPSQLDDIPDSEIREVLLQPFSPLVCGTKNDRGYYDFLSPHHPDFVKQLVYNWREKFITLYGEEQADSVFGPVSVEVVMMDNPPKSRLITIKADTPQETKIRGYTNFRLKVKAAGQALRLLADAGAGVYNSSGMGSLQIV is encoded by the coding sequence ATGCGTTTTAGAATCAAACTATTGGCAGTACACCAGGAAACAGTCATTCCCATTAACTACCCCTATGCCTTATCGGCAGTGATTTTTAAAATATTACATCAGGCTGATGAAGAATACGCCGCTTTTCTGCATGAGAAGGGCTATTCCCGGCCGGGTTCCCTCAAAGTATTCAAACTGTTTTCTTTTTCAGAGATCAGGACGGCTTTCCGGATAGAGGGCGACAGGTTTCGCCTTTTATCCAGGGAGGCGGTTTTTACGATCTCTTTTCATCTGCCGCAGGCAGCAGAGAATTTTATCCGGGGACTGTTTCTGAATGAGATCTTCGAGATTGGCGACCGGCGCAGCAAAGGCGTATTTAACGTAGCTGCGGTACAGGTGGTGCCTTCACAACTGGATGACATCCCGGATAGCGAAATCCGGGAAGTATTGCTGCAACCATTTTCTCCGTTGGTATGCGGCACTAAAAATGACCGGGGGTATTACGACTTTCTGTCGCCACACCATCCCGATTTTGTAAAACAACTGGTATACAACTGGCGGGAGAAATTTATCACCCTATATGGTGAAGAACAGGCTGATAGCGTATTTGGACCTGTCAGCGTGGAAGTGGTGATGATGGATAATCCTCCTAAATCCCGTTTGATCACCATCAAGGCAGATACACCACAGGAGACCAAAATCCGCGGTTATACCAACTTCCGGCTCAAAGTCAAGGCTGCCGGGCAGGCGCTGAGGCTCCTGGCGGATGCAGGAGCCGGCGTGTATAACAGCTCAGGTATGGGCAGTCTCCAGATAGTGTGA